The Antarcticibacterium flavum genome contains the following window.
AATCTCCTGGTTGATTGTGGCCCCGATTTCAGGGCACAAATGCTTTCCAATAATATCTCTCGTATAGATGCGATACTCTATACCCATGAGCATAATGATCATACGGCAGGACTTGATGACATACGGCCTTTTTTCTTCAGGCAGGGGGATATTCCTGTCTTTGCTCATAAAAGGGTACTGGAATCCCTTAAAAAGAGATTTAGTTACATTTTTGAGACCGAAAATAAATATCCCGGAGCACCGAGTGTAGATGTTAGAGAAATCACTAATACTGTTTTTTCATTTAAGGATCTCCATATAGTTCCTGTAGAGGTAATGCATAACCGGGTACAGGTTTTTGGATATCGTTTCGGGGATTTTTGTTACCTCACAGATGTTAAGACTATCGAGGAGGAAGAAAAGGAAAAATTAAAAGGAGTAAAAGTGCTTGTTCTTAATGCTCTAAGACAGGAGGCACACCATTCCCATCTTAGTCTCCAGGAAGCCCTGGATCTATTTGAAGAGATCAAACCAGAGAGAGCCTATATTACTCATATAAGTCATAGAATGGGTTTCCATAAAGAGGTACAGGCCAGCCTTCCACCAAATGTTTACCTGGCT
Protein-coding sequences here:
- a CDS encoding MBL fold metallo-hydrolase → MEVTFLGTGTSQGIPVIGSDHPVCLSEDPKDKRLRVSVLVEWEGYNLLVDCGPDFRAQMLSNNISRIDAILYTHEHNDHTAGLDDIRPFFFRQGDIPVFAHKRVLESLKKRFSYIFETENKYPGAPSVDVREITNTVFSFKDLHIVPVEVMHNRVQVFGYRFGDFCYLTDVKTIEEEEKEKLKGVKVLVLNALRQEAHHSHLSLQEALDLFEEIKPERAYITHISHRMGFHKEVQASLPPNVYLAYDNLKIQI